Proteins encoded by one window of Corallococcus exiguus:
- the def gene encoding peptide deformylase, producing MARDIVIWPHKVLTTSTQPVTDFGPALETLLQEMAEAMAEAKGIGIAANQVGVPLRVAIVGREDGTQFEIVNPQILSKEGSVKLEEGCLSVPDVWEKCSRVERVKVRYQDKTAQWHELEADGRLAHVLQHEIDHLDGHVFVDHLSSLKRTLILDRMKKLQKSLARRKEEPADGKGTKRS from the coding sequence ATGGCTCGCGACATCGTCATCTGGCCCCACAAGGTTCTCACCACGTCTACCCAGCCCGTCACCGACTTCGGCCCGGCGCTCGAAACGCTCCTCCAGGAGATGGCGGAGGCCATGGCGGAAGCCAAGGGCATCGGCATCGCGGCCAACCAGGTGGGAGTCCCCCTGCGAGTGGCCATCGTCGGCCGCGAGGACGGCACCCAGTTCGAAATCGTGAACCCCCAGATACTCTCGAAGGAGGGGAGCGTGAAGCTGGAGGAGGGCTGCCTCTCCGTGCCGGACGTCTGGGAGAAGTGCTCCCGCGTCGAGCGCGTGAAGGTCCGCTACCAGGACAAGACGGCCCAGTGGCACGAACTGGAGGCGGACGGCCGGCTCGCGCACGTGCTCCAGCACGAAATCGACCACCTGGACGGCCACGTCTTCGTGGACCACCTCTCCAGCCTGAAGCGCACCCTCATCCTGGACCGCATGAAGAAGCTGCAGAAGTCGCTCGCGCGCCGGAAGGAAGAGCCCGCCGACGGCAAGGGAACGAAGCGCTCCTGA
- a CDS encoding nuclear transport factor 2 family protein, producing the protein MHPNAQLITDFYSAFQRRDADGMAACYHPDVEFNDAVFQGLRYAGATSMWRMLLERGKDLELVFSQVQADDRTGSAHWDATYTFSQTGRKVLNRIDATFEFADGKIIRHTDRFPFWTWSRQALGPVGWALGWTPLLHNRVRAQGAAGLRKYMKERGIQGP; encoded by the coding sequence ATGCACCCGAACGCCCAGCTCATCACCGACTTCTATTCGGCCTTCCAGCGGCGCGACGCGGACGGCATGGCCGCCTGCTACCACCCGGACGTGGAGTTCAACGACGCCGTGTTCCAGGGCCTGCGCTACGCGGGGGCCACCTCCATGTGGCGCATGCTGCTGGAGCGCGGCAAGGACCTGGAGCTCGTTTTCAGTCAGGTCCAGGCCGATGACCGCACCGGCAGCGCCCACTGGGATGCGACCTACACCTTCAGCCAGACGGGCCGGAAGGTGCTCAACCGCATCGACGCGACCTTCGAGTTCGCTGACGGGAAGATCATCCGCCACACCGACCGGTTCCCCTTCTGGACCTGGTCGCGGCAGGCGCTGGGGCCGGTGGGATGGGCGCTCGGGTGGACGCCGCTCTTGCACAACAGGGTGCGCGCCCAGGGCGCCGCGGGCCTGCGCAAGTACATGAAGGAGCGCGGCATTCAGGGGCCCTGA
- a CDS encoding DUF2378 family protein, translating into MSEQRKEVTVLEPAIAQDLEKRLALATPDDTARGMFFNGALNAVRILGGDAAVEKCLAVVQEKKFVDFFNYPVAGFLKLSFTGAQLMGPQLGGFDAMLRKMGTQATTDFLSSAAGKTLLLLAGDSPRRLVTNLPTGYRAAVSYGERSVEWSSDRAGKLMMKRDFMPPAYHEGVLQGVIEALGARGVQVKGRQTGPVDTEYALSWQ; encoded by the coding sequence ATGAGTGAGCAGCGCAAGGAAGTCACGGTCCTGGAGCCAGCCATTGCCCAGGATCTCGAGAAGCGTTTGGCCCTGGCGACCCCCGACGACACGGCCCGAGGAATGTTCTTCAACGGCGCGTTGAACGCGGTGCGCATCCTGGGCGGCGATGCCGCGGTGGAGAAGTGCCTGGCGGTGGTGCAGGAGAAGAAGTTCGTCGACTTCTTCAACTACCCGGTGGCGGGCTTCCTGAAGTTGTCCTTCACGGGAGCGCAGTTGATGGGCCCGCAGCTGGGCGGCTTCGACGCGATGTTGCGCAAGATGGGCACGCAGGCGACCACGGACTTCCTGTCGTCGGCGGCGGGCAAGACGCTGCTGCTGCTCGCGGGCGACAGCCCCAGGCGGCTGGTGACGAACCTGCCCACGGGCTACCGCGCGGCGGTGAGCTACGGCGAGCGCAGCGTGGAGTGGTCCAGCGACCGCGCGGGCAAGCTCATGATGAAGCGGGACTTCATGCCGCCCGCGTACCACGAAGGCGTGCTCCAGGGCGTCATCGAGGCGCTCGGTGCCCGAGGCGTCCAGGTGAAGGGCCGGCAGACGGGTCCGGTGGACACGGAGTACGCGCTGTCCTGGCAGTGA
- a CDS encoding 3-oxoacyl-ACP synthase III family protein translates to MTERVCVVGAGSFVPARTISNERIAKAIPGWSAARIEEKIGIKERRFLWDFDDETGRAIPPPDDVLGRFYPATNTDMCEVSLRQALSRGGVDPKELDALFVVTCTPDAPHFNHDAMALHERLGLREDAFALVVDDGCGGTPYVLDLVRKMMDGGRFRTVAVVASAFTSPLLNREVYTDELPPTPGRPKALNAYLSMYVFGDGAGAVVLRKQEGDEDGPGILSSFSGNAYAELVTRRGGGMLKLPYQPGRTRPSDMAFVVDGFKVARSYPEYMQKCLDAVLTPTLREQVKRYYFHQPNKRVMDSFVTRAGLPKESVACNVDRIGNTSAAGMLILLADDLEQGRVALGSGDLVVVAAVGANVHYGAQLVRL, encoded by the coding sequence ATGACCGAACGGGTGTGTGTGGTGGGCGCGGGTTCGTTCGTCCCAGCACGGACCATCTCCAACGAGCGGATCGCGAAAGCCATCCCCGGTTGGTCGGCCGCCCGCATCGAAGAGAAGATTGGCATCAAGGAGCGCCGCTTCCTCTGGGACTTCGACGACGAGACGGGCCGCGCCATCCCCCCGCCGGACGACGTGCTGGGGCGCTTCTATCCGGCGACCAACACGGACATGTGTGAGGTGTCGCTGCGCCAGGCCCTGTCCCGCGGCGGCGTGGATCCGAAGGAGCTGGACGCGCTCTTCGTGGTGACGTGCACCCCGGACGCGCCGCACTTCAACCACGACGCCATGGCGTTGCACGAGCGGCTGGGCCTGCGCGAGGACGCCTTCGCGCTGGTGGTGGATGACGGCTGCGGCGGCACGCCCTACGTGCTGGACCTGGTGCGCAAGATGATGGACGGCGGCCGCTTCCGCACGGTGGCGGTGGTGGCCTCGGCGTTCACGTCGCCGCTGCTCAACCGGGAGGTCTACACGGACGAGTTGCCGCCCACGCCGGGCCGCCCCAAGGCGCTCAACGCCTACCTGTCCATGTATGTCTTCGGTGACGGCGCGGGCGCGGTGGTGCTGCGCAAGCAGGAGGGTGACGAGGACGGTCCGGGCATCCTCTCCTCGTTCTCCGGCAACGCATACGCGGAGCTGGTGACGCGCCGTGGCGGCGGCATGCTGAAGCTGCCCTACCAGCCGGGCCGCACGCGCCCGTCCGACATGGCCTTCGTGGTGGACGGCTTCAAGGTCGCGCGCAGCTACCCGGAGTACATGCAGAAGTGCCTGGACGCGGTGCTCACCCCCACGCTGCGTGAACAGGTGAAGCGCTACTACTTCCACCAGCCCAACAAGCGGGTGATGGACTCGTTCGTGACCCGGGCGGGTCTGCCCAAGGAGTCGGTGGCCTGCAACGTGGATCGCATTGGCAATACGTCCGCGGCCGGGATGTTGATTCTTCTGGCGGACGACCTGGAGCAGGGTCGTGTTGCACTCGGCAGTGGGGACCTGGTGGTGGTGGCGGCTGTCGGAGCCAACGTCCATTATGGGGCCCAGCTCGTGCGGCTGTAG